One genomic region from Myxocyprinus asiaticus isolate MX2 ecotype Aquarium Trade chromosome 27, UBuf_Myxa_2, whole genome shotgun sequence encodes:
- the LOC127417830 gene encoding LOW QUALITY PROTEIN: E3 ubiquitin-protein ligase SH3RF1-like (The sequence of the model RefSeq protein was modified relative to this genomic sequence to represent the inferred CDS: deleted 1 base in 1 codon) gives MEDLAVLDLLECSLCMEPLDLSAKVLPYQHTFCKPCLPTNLLLESIQEREWDPLGTPRDRSGRYVCFMDQEDLLSSYIQDLQLQLPRQGQNTQEGDCITFIKQVDENWVEGKLEDKIGIFPLQLTEPNPAAHKLLEKRKRRDSVESHPRSGTKVNTEALAHRRLSGTSTNPARPPNISLLNSLNYPSLSQSLQPPLISSNAHTAYSKTPQLATFNRPRLKSSCKSLPKTKAGSFNRGLFNLEDTWYTAAFKGRVLPSTQPSKRDTAVCGSRCSNIHLPRCSASQCSTTTTKEKKLPVVFSLYRRNQKMNGESPPTITMALINPQAPPLPSESKMSTTQQLSISVCAALYSYTPHRSEELELRKGEMVGVYGKFKEGWLRGLSLRTGKVGILPANYVTPVLRTSARFHEQTKPAIPSTSTLSTKRHTQHKPQAVVLALDRVNADVPSATMPMMSSAGSGRAPQQGGKQGWGTVRHTLHASHRGLPLNGSYSSSSTLSLQPPPQDLGLIYTFGRSPVLPKKRNGLFSNPIQTQQRTYKTAPSTGGYQTGNRDPAQKEASTTPQSILVKPDSHKHNAEKAIKSVRFLTQDEPQTTKMTPPASAGHLTTSSQPGLSSLDHWNPSAILGRDGSSLVLKDTKTPLPRRSTGQDHATIDCLSLNMKPMLISNQSSPSKHRVLKGYNTKTDAELTLTEGEIVVVQRPRLDGRLLVTQEISGKTGLLHSSILEILDRVL, from the exons ATGGAGGATCTGGCTGTGTTGGACTTGTTGGAGTGTTCTTTGTGTATGGAGCCCTTAGACCTGTCTGCCAAGGTCTTACCATACCAGCACACGTTCTGTAAGCCATGC CTCCCCACCAACCTGCTGCTAGAGAGCATCCAGGAGCGAGAGTGGGATCCGCTGGGCACACCGAGGGACAGATCAGGGAGATATGTGTGCTTTATGGATCAGGAGGACCTTTTAAGCAGTTACATTCAAGATCTGCAACTTCAGCTGCCCAGACAGGGGCAGAACACACAGGAG GGAGACTGCATTACCTTTATTAAACAAGTGGATGAAAACTGGGTTGAGGGTAAACTTGAAGACAAAATTGGAATATTTCCTTTGCAGCTCACAGAG CCAAATCCAGCGGCGCACAAGCTTCTAGAA AAACGCAAAAGGAGGGACTCTGTGGAATCACACCCACGGAGCGGCACTAAGGTTAACACGGAGGCTCTCGCCCACAGGCGGCTTTCTGGCACATCTACTAATCCAGCCAGGCCTCCAAATATCAGTCTCCTCAATAGCCTGAACTACCCTTCTCTCAGCCAGAGCCTGCAGCCACCTCTTATCAGCTCCAACGCACACACTGCCTACAGCAAGACGCCACAACTTGCAACATTTAACAGACCACGTTTGAAGAGCTCTTGCAAAAGCTTGCCTAAG ACGAAGGCCGGCTCGTTTAATCGAGGCTTGTTTAACCTGGAGGacacttggtatactgcagccttcaaaggacgcgtcctacctagcacgcagccttcgaaacgagacacagccgtaTGCGGATCGCGATGTTCGAAcattcacctgccccggtgttcagCCTCTCAATGCAGCACAACGACCACCAAAG AGAAAAAATTACCAGTTGTTTTCTCACTATACCGGAGGAACcaaaaaatgaatggtgaaaGTCCACCAACCATCACCATGGCACTGATTAACCCTCAGGCGCCCCCTTTACCCTCAGAGAGCAAGATGTCTACAACCCAACAGCTCTCCATCAGTGT GTGTGCAGCACTATATTCCTATACACCCCATCGCTCGGAGGAGCTGGAACTGAGGAAAGGTGAAATGGTGGGGGTTTATGGGAAGTTTAAAGAGGGCTGGCTGCGTGGACTGTCTCTCAGAACAGGCAAAGTAGGCATCCTACCAGCCAACTATGTCACACCTGTGCTCAG AACATCTGCAAGATTTCATGAACAAACCAAACCTGCCATTCCTAGCACAAGCACTTTATCAACAAAAAGACACACCCAACACAAGCCCCAGGCTGTTGTCCTGGCCCTAGACAGAGTAAATGCCGACGTCCCTTCAGCTACAATGCCCATGATGTCATCTGCCGGGTCTGGAAGAGCACCGCAGCAGGGCGGGAAGCAGGGATGGGGCACAGTGAGACACACCCTGCATGCTTCACACAGGG GGTTGCCCCTCAATGGAAGCTACAGTTCAAGTTCCACCCTCAGCCTTCAGCCTCCTCCTCAGGATTTGGGGCTGATCTATACTTTCGGTCGCTCACCTGTTCTGCCCAAAAAGAGAAATGGTTTATTCTCAAACCCCATCCAGACCCAACAACGCACATATAAAACAGCACCCTCTACTGGTGGATATCAAACAGGAAACAGGGACCCTGCCCAGAAAGAGGCCAGCACAACTCCTCAGTCCATTCTGGTTAAACCAGATTCTCATAAGCACAATGCAGAGAAg gCAATAAAGTCAGTACGGTTCCTGACTCAGGACGAGCCTCAGACAACAAAAATGACACCCCCCGCATCTGCAGGACATCTCACCACCAGCTCCCAGCCTGGTCTCTCATCCCTGGACCACTGGAACCCATCAGCCATCCTGGGTCGTGATGGAAGTTCCTTAGTTCTTAAAGACACAAAAACACCTCTACCCAGAAGGAGTACAGGCCAAGATCATGCCACTATTGACTGCCTCTCACTAAATATGAAACCAATGCTGATCAGCAACCAGTCCAGTCCTAGTAA ACACAGGGTACTGAAGGGGTATAACACTAAGACAGATGCAGAACTCACACTGACGGAAGGGGAAATAGTGGTTGTTCAAAGGCCACGACTGGATGGAAGGCTTCTCGTGACCCAAGAGATCAGTGGAAAAACAGGCCTTTTACACAGCAGCATTCTGGAAATTCTGGATAGGGTCCTTTGA